From Maridesulfovibrio ferrireducens, a single genomic window includes:
- a CDS encoding ChbG/HpnK family deacetylase has translation MFVVINVDDLGLHPAVRRAVDQLARAGVVTSSTLLANGPDLSESVLLQDTHPSLGLGAHLNLLRGKPISNPDHIPSLVDDDGLMFGSYTSLLLRYLTGQIKLAEVEAEWSAQIEYLLDHNVRLTHFDSEKHIHAWPGLFGLAGKLARKYNVGWIRNPLEKTPISRLDKGMLRTRFLQTCLLGSQSFETPRTAYGVWGIADQKDKLDPILFEKYIDTYKPNVVEIVCHPGNPEAGDGPLPSDFGPMRVEAQWKEEFNSLSQKGWLKIFEKIGATPVNYGQLDPRTGVLK, from the coding sequence ATGTTTGTTGTAATCAATGTGGACGATCTGGGATTGCATCCCGCAGTACGCAGAGCAGTGGATCAGTTAGCCCGAGCTGGAGTCGTGACGTCTTCAACTCTGCTTGCCAACGGGCCGGATCTTTCTGAATCCGTACTACTTCAAGATACCCATCCTTCGCTTGGACTGGGTGCGCATCTAAATTTATTACGCGGTAAACCCATTTCCAACCCCGATCATATACCGTCTCTTGTTGATGACGACGGCCTTATGTTCGGCAGCTACACATCTCTTCTCCTACGATACCTGACCGGCCAAATTAAACTTGCAGAAGTTGAAGCTGAATGGTCGGCTCAAATCGAATACCTTCTGGATCATAATGTGCGGCTTACCCACTTTGACAGTGAAAAACATATCCACGCATGGCCCGGCCTGTTCGGACTTGCCGGAAAACTCGCCCGGAAATACAATGTGGGCTGGATTCGCAATCCATTAGAAAAAACACCTATCAGCCGCTTAGATAAGGGAATGCTGAGAACACGCTTTCTGCAAACTTGCCTTCTCGGAAGCCAATCCTTTGAAACTCCGCGCACAGCTTACGGTGTCTGGGGTATTGCTGACCAGAAGGATAAATTGGACCCGATACTTTTTGAAAAGTATATTGATACATATAAACCAAATGTTGTTGAAATTGTATGCCATCCGGGTAACCCCGAAGCCGGAGACGGGCCTCTACCTTCTGACTTCGGCCCCATGCGCGTAGAAGCTCAATGGAAAGAAGAATTTAACTCGCTATCTCAAAAGGGATGGCTCAAAATATTTGAAAAAATCGGAGCAACGCCCGTAAATTACGGTCAACTTGATCCCCGAACCGGAGTACTTAAATAA
- a CDS encoding flagellar biosynthesis anti-sigma factor FlgM, giving the protein MPFDGKNKKNIPISYELTAKKDDSAISQEDLLERKRMVQKLKEKIRAGTYKPTIGEIAVHLVRCNLRADCF; this is encoded by the coding sequence ATGCCTTTCGATGGAAAAAACAAAAAAAACATACCTATTTCATACGAACTTACGGCTAAAAAAGACGACTCAGCTATATCCCAAGAAGATCTGCTTGAACGCAAAAGAATGGTCCAAAAACTCAAAGAAAAGATTCGAGCAGGAACCTACAAGCCGACAATAGGCGAGATTGCTGTTCACCTTGTAAGATGTAACCTCAGAGCTGACTGCTTTTAA
- a CDS encoding glycosyltransferase translates to MKIAYVIGGLPFGGVENWLLDLTLRLKNRADVEAVVINVSGTGIKAPEYKEKGIRVIDVCDSKKGLKTFKVSTAFKLRKILKVENPDVIHTLHFSGDYFGRLAAIGLGVPVITHIRNIHRQKKSFRRFANKFLCRFTDAFLSVSGQVEKECVSLDHNVCGKPSLVFYNSADPEKLQVDGIDLKKEYGAKDIIISGVGRFVPQKNFDLLIKAFAIVAKESPDTSLVLLGDGPEKDKLERMVESLSLKDSVIFPGYRSDVPRFMRSTDILVMPSDYEGLPITHIEALFCGVPAVISRFVPSIEIASEASLVCRREPDHIAELILSLINDKDLYDKLSAKAVEISPAYSMTCYLERLLKFYKALIKNGKNDHADFSEFDQAPSK, encoded by the coding sequence ATGAAAATAGCGTACGTTATAGGTGGACTTCCTTTCGGAGGAGTTGAAAACTGGCTTCTTGATTTGACCCTTAGATTGAAAAACAGGGCAGATGTTGAAGCTGTTGTGATCAACGTTTCCGGAACAGGGATTAAGGCTCCTGAATATAAGGAGAAGGGAATCAGGGTCATTGATGTCTGCGATTCCAAAAAAGGGTTGAAAACATTTAAAGTAAGCACGGCCTTCAAGCTTAGAAAAATTTTAAAAGTTGAAAACCCGGATGTTATTCATACTCTTCATTTTTCAGGGGACTACTTTGGCAGACTGGCCGCTATCGGGTTAGGTGTTCCGGTTATTACGCACATTAGAAATATTCATCGTCAAAAGAAATCGTTTCGCCGTTTTGCAAATAAATTTCTTTGCCGCTTTACTGATGCGTTTTTATCGGTTTCAGGTCAGGTGGAAAAAGAGTGTGTAAGCCTTGATCACAATGTTTGCGGCAAGCCTTCATTAGTTTTTTATAATTCTGCTGATCCTGAAAAATTACAGGTTGATGGTATTGATTTAAAAAAAGAGTATGGCGCAAAAGATATAATAATTTCAGGTGTGGGACGATTTGTTCCTCAGAAAAATTTTGATTTGCTAATAAAAGCTTTTGCAATTGTAGCTAAAGAAAGCCCTGACACCTCTTTGGTTCTACTCGGTGACGGCCCGGAAAAAGATAAACTTGAAAGAATGGTAGAATCTTTGAGCCTCAAGGATTCAGTTATTTTCCCCGGATACCGCAGTGATGTGCCGAGGTTTATGCGTTCAACTGACATTTTGGTCATGCCGTCTGATTATGAGGGATTGCCGATTACCCATATTGAAGCTCTTTTTTGCGGTGTTCCGGCGGTGATATCAAGATTTGTCCCTTCAATTGAGATAGCGTCCGAAGCGTCACTAGTGTGTCGCAGAGAACCTGATCATATTGCAGAGTTGATACTGTCCCTGATTAACGACAAAGATCTTTATGATAAGCTTTCGGCCAAAGCTGTAGAGATATCGCCTGCTTATTCAATGACATGTTATCTGGAAAGGTTGCTTAAATTTTATAAGGCTCTCATCAAAAACGGGAAGAATGATCATGCTGATTTCAGCGAATTTGATCAGGCTCCTTCCAAATAA
- the asnB gene encoding asparagine synthase (glutamine-hydrolyzing) — protein MCGILGAINSSVKFDLSSLHHRGPDGQGVWEDGDCCRLGHTRLSIIDLDQRASQPMVSRSSRFVIVFNGEIYNYKEIKKEFLPDFDFRTTSDTEVLLELWELMGPDCIRHFRGMFAFAIWDRREKELFLVRDRLGKKPLVFSCGNGSLSFASELDALVGLLPQKPEIDPRAMDLFLAYQFIPHPFTIYKNCEKLPPAHFAKYKDGQLTIQRYWSIKFDPDYSITEDEAFESLEEQVRESVKLRMRSDVEVGVLLSGGVDSSLVAAVAAKESGKRLKTFSVGFDYGKSELEHAAKAAQACNSIHKPASLDEKTAGSLFADMVNAYGEPYGDNSALPSLFVCAHAASEVKVALNGDGGDELMGGYGKYSPKAMRQLMTPFASFGYKVGCDLDTTANRLFNSPGILKFADRLGSSLSPYIKVVRFNHFFSSQYRKALYRPEVFKEVLDIRSEYEKKLISELPLTGPLMCRLQSIDYRHYFVGDLMAKMDIAGMRNSLETRSPLMDHKLFEFAATLPPEFKIKNGETKYLLKKLAAKYLPREIIYRPKTGFSVPVSNWAETVFKQKVSAATANPNHPLWNYLNRDFVKKMAEGSPEQIRKNGHRIWLLSVLCAWTEVKR, from the coding sequence ATGTGCGGAATTCTCGGAGCAATTAACTCGTCGGTTAAATTTGATCTTTCATCTCTCCATCATCGAGGCCCGGACGGGCAGGGTGTATGGGAAGATGGTGATTGTTGCCGTCTAGGACATACCCGGCTTTCAATTATTGATCTTGATCAGCGAGCTTCTCAGCCAATGGTCAGTCGCAGCTCCCGTTTTGTGATTGTGTTTAATGGTGAAATCTACAATTACAAGGAAATTAAGAAAGAATTTCTTCCGGATTTTGATTTTCGCACAACCTCGGATACCGAAGTGCTTCTGGAACTATGGGAGCTTATGGGGCCTGATTGTATAAGGCATTTTAGAGGTATGTTTGCCTTTGCAATTTGGGACAGACGAGAAAAAGAGCTATTTTTAGTTCGTGACAGGCTGGGTAAAAAGCCGCTTGTGTTCAGTTGCGGTAACGGCTCTTTAAGTTTTGCTTCCGAGCTGGATGCGCTGGTTGGTTTACTACCTCAAAAGCCTGAGATTGATCCTCGGGCTATGGATTTATTTCTGGCTTACCAGTTCATACCGCACCCTTTTACTATTTATAAAAATTGTGAAAAGTTGCCGCCTGCCCATTTTGCTAAATATAAAGACGGTCAACTGACAATTCAGCGATATTGGTCCATAAAATTTGATCCTGATTACAGCATCACTGAAGATGAAGCTTTTGAAAGTTTAGAAGAGCAGGTTCGCGAGTCTGTGAAGCTCCGAATGCGTTCTGACGTTGAAGTTGGAGTACTGCTCAGCGGCGGTGTGGACTCAAGCTTAGTTGCGGCTGTGGCGGCAAAAGAATCTGGTAAGCGTCTTAAGACTTTTTCCGTTGGATTCGATTACGGTAAGAGCGAACTTGAGCATGCCGCAAAGGCCGCGCAGGCCTGTAATTCAATTCACAAACCGGCTTCGCTTGATGAAAAAACAGCCGGATCGTTATTTGCCGATATGGTAAACGCTTACGGTGAACCATACGGTGATAATTCAGCTCTGCCGAGTCTCTTTGTATGCGCTCATGCCGCTTCTGAAGTTAAGGTTGCGCTTAACGGTGACGGCGGTGACGAACTGATGGGTGGCTATGGCAAATACAGCCCTAAAGCTATGCGACAACTTATGACTCCGTTCGCTTCATTCGGATATAAGGTCGGGTGCGATTTAGATACGACTGCAAACAGGCTTTTTAATTCTCCCGGCATTCTTAAGTTTGCGGATAGATTGGGTTCAAGCTTGTCTCCGTATATCAAAGTGGTAAGATTCAACCATTTCTTTTCTTCGCAGTATCGCAAGGCTCTTTACAGACCGGAAGTTTTTAAAGAGGTGCTTGATATAAGGTCTGAGTACGAGAAAAAACTCATTTCGGAACTTCCGCTGACAGGTCCGTTGATGTGTAGGTTGCAGAGTATTGATTACCGCCATTATTTTGTGGGCGATTTGATGGCTAAAATGGATATTGCCGGGATGCGCAATTCTCTTGAAACCCGCTCTCCTTTAATGGACCACAAGCTATTTGAATTTGCTGCAACTTTGCCTCCTGAATTCAAGATAAAAAATGGCGAAACAAAGTATCTGCTCAAGAAACTGGCGGCTAAATACCTTCCGCGTGAAATTATTTATCGACCTAAAACAGGTTTTTCAGTCCCTGTAAGTAATTGGGCGGAGACTGTTTTCAAGCAGAAAGTCTCTGCGGCAACAGCTAACCCCAATCACCCTTTGTGGAATTACTTGAACAGAGATTTCGTAAAGAAAATGGCGGAAGGATCACCTGAGCAGATTAGAAAAAATGGGCACAGAATTTGGCTGTTGTCGGTTCTTTGCGCTTGGACTGAGGTAAAAAGATGA
- a CDS encoding LysE family translocator, translated as MNPDAIGYMVAGAALGLGAGLTPGPLLTLVLTQTFSHGPKEGAKVAFTPLLTDGPILCMSLLAMSWIKTHPSVMGIISIAGAIVVALFGYDCFKTRAIILPEMNIKPGSFKKGLLTNYMNPHVYIFWATVGAPSTLLASDSGMLAPVLFLSGFFVCLIGAKITVAYLAGRFRELLSSRTYLIIMRVLGLALFAFALFLLRDGLRFLNLIN; from the coding sequence ATGAATCCCGATGCAATTGGATATATGGTCGCAGGGGCCGCGCTTGGGCTTGGTGCGGGATTAACTCCCGGCCCCTTGCTTACCCTCGTTTTGACCCAGACATTCTCTCACGGTCCTAAAGAGGGGGCAAAAGTAGCTTTTACACCGCTTCTTACTGATGGCCCTATTTTGTGCATGTCTTTGTTGGCTATGTCGTGGATAAAAACGCACCCTTCGGTGATGGGCATCATTTCCATAGCCGGAGCAATTGTTGTGGCTCTTTTCGGCTATGACTGTTTTAAGACTCGTGCCATTATTCTACCTGAAATGAATATTAAACCCGGTTCATTCAAGAAAGGGCTTCTTACTAATTACATGAATCCTCATGTTTATATTTTCTGGGCAACGGTAGGCGCTCCGTCAACTCTTTTAGCCTCAGATTCCGGAATGCTCGCTCCGGTTTTATTTTTATCAGGGTTCTTTGTATGTCTTATCGGGGCAAAAATTACGGTGGCATATCTTGCAGGACGTTTCAGAGAGTTGTTGTCCAGTCGTACTTACTTAATTATTATGCGGGTGCTTGGTTTGGCACTTTTCGCTTTTGCATTGTTCCTGTTGCGGGACGGATTAAGATTTTTGAATTTAATAAATTAG